From Pseudonocardia autotrophica, one genomic window encodes:
- the eutC gene encoding ethanolamine ammonia-lyase subunit EutC, giving the protein MSGTDPLDVLRASTRARVALGRAGDALPTARLLELRAAHAAARDAVHSPLDVDALTGAVAALGVDTLWAAGAPRDRAEYLTRPDLGRLLAPGTELPAGEYDVVLVIADGLSPRAVQEHGPGMLAEILDRLDGWRVAPVVVATQARVALGDEIAAAVGARSTVVLIGERPGMSSVDSLGVYFTYDARRGRRDSERNCLSNIRPPHGTGYAAAATTLAMLMSEARRLKLSGVGLKADPALPAG; this is encoded by the coding sequence GTGAGCGGGACCGATCCGCTCGACGTGCTGCGTGCCTCCACCCGCGCCCGGGTCGCGCTGGGCCGGGCCGGTGACGCGTTGCCCACGGCCCGGCTGCTGGAGCTGCGGGCCGCGCACGCCGCCGCCCGGGACGCGGTGCACTCGCCGCTGGACGTCGACGCGCTCACCGGCGCCGTCGCCGCGCTCGGTGTGGACACGCTGTGGGCCGCCGGCGCCCCGCGGGACCGTGCCGAGTACCTGACCCGGCCCGATCTGGGCCGGCTGCTCGCACCCGGCACCGAGCTGCCGGCGGGCGAGTACGACGTCGTGCTGGTGATCGCCGACGGGCTCTCGCCGCGCGCGGTGCAGGAACACGGGCCGGGGATGCTCGCCGAGATCCTGGACCGGCTCGACGGCTGGCGGGTGGCACCGGTGGTCGTCGCGACTCAGGCGCGGGTGGCGCTGGGCGACGAGATCGCCGCCGCGGTCGGCGCACGCAGCACGGTGGTGCTGATCGGGGAACGTCCCGGGATGAGCTCGGTCGACTCGCTCGGCGTCTACTTCACCTACGACGCCCGCCGTGGCCGCCGCGACTCCGAGCGCAACTGCCTGTCCAACATCCGGCCGCCGCACGGCACCGGATACGCGGCGGCGGCGACCACGCTGGCGATGCTGATGAGCGAGGCCCGGCGATTGAAGCTCTCCGGCGTCGGGTTGAAGGCGGACCCGGCGCTGCCCGCCGGCTGA
- a CDS encoding AbgT family transporter gives MPAAPDTGGRLPSVVRALDVVERLGNRLPHPFWLFWVLSALLGLLSLGLAAAGIGATDPGSGGWVPVRNLLSGDGLAFAVGAALDSYRSFPPLVTIMVVIMGVALAERTGLLRAALRASLANVPASLVVFVLAFLGTVSTVASAAAYVILVPLGGIAFQAVGRSPILGVVVAYTSIASGYDANPVPTPNDVVFAGISTAAARIVDPDAVVTPLANWYFNIASALLLAAVITLVTELLLTRRDNLEPDEGTGSHDEGLDLSADERSGLRWAFLAVLTLLTVTLLLTAPAGAPLRGDGGAEGSPLMAGVAFLIAVVFGIGGIAFGIRTGVIRTFDDVPAIMAKGIVTVAPVLVFFFAISQFLAYFEWTNVGTLLSVATSDLLRDIGAPTWLVLLTVLGFLLVLNIVITSGTAMWAITAPVVVPMLMLLDVPPDTAQAVFRIADSGSTSISPMSPYFLLALGFLQRYRAGAGIGTLVSFTLPLALFMTAAWTVLFLVWWSLGIPLGPGAPVR, from the coding sequence ATGCCCGCAGCACCGGACACCGGCGGGCGGCTGCCCTCCGTGGTCCGCGCGCTCGACGTCGTCGAACGGCTCGGCAACCGGCTGCCGCACCCGTTCTGGCTGTTCTGGGTGCTGTCGGCGCTGCTCGGGCTGCTCAGCCTCGGGCTGGCGGCGGCCGGGATCGGCGCCACCGACCCGGGAAGCGGCGGCTGGGTGCCGGTACGCAACCTGCTCAGCGGCGACGGCCTGGCGTTCGCCGTGGGTGCGGCGCTCGACTCCTATCGCAGCTTCCCGCCACTGGTCACGATCATGGTGGTGATCATGGGCGTGGCGCTGGCGGAGCGGACCGGGCTGCTTCGGGCCGCACTGCGCGCGTCGCTCGCGAACGTGCCCGCGTCGCTGGTCGTGTTCGTGCTCGCCTTCCTCGGGACCGTCTCGACGGTGGCGTCGGCGGCCGCCTACGTCATCCTCGTCCCGCTCGGCGGGATCGCGTTCCAGGCCGTCGGACGCTCGCCGATCCTGGGGGTGGTGGTCGCCTACACCTCGATCGCGTCGGGCTACGACGCCAATCCGGTCCCGACGCCCAACGACGTGGTCTTCGCGGGCATCAGCACCGCCGCGGCGCGGATCGTCGATCCGGACGCGGTGGTGACCCCGCTGGCGAACTGGTACTTCAACATCGCGTCCGCGCTGCTGCTCGCCGCCGTGATCACCCTGGTCACCGAGCTGCTGCTGACCCGACGGGACAATCTCGAACCGGACGAGGGCACCGGATCGCACGACGAAGGGCTCGATCTCTCCGCGGACGAACGGTCCGGCCTGCGCTGGGCGTTCCTCGCGGTGCTCACCCTGCTGACCGTCACGCTGCTGCTGACCGCTCCGGCCGGTGCGCCGCTGCGCGGGGACGGCGGGGCCGAGGGCTCGCCGCTGATGGCCGGGGTCGCCTTCCTGATCGCCGTCGTCTTCGGGATCGGCGGCATCGCCTTCGGCATCCGCACCGGCGTGATCCGGACGTTCGACGACGTGCCCGCGATCATGGCGAAGGGCATCGTCACGGTGGCCCCGGTCCTGGTGTTCTTCTTCGCGATCTCCCAGTTCCTCGCCTACTTCGAGTGGACGAACGTCGGGACCCTGCTCTCGGTGGCCACCTCGGACCTGCTGCGCGATATCGGCGCGCCGACCTGGCTGGTGCTGCTGACCGTGCTCGGGTTCCTGCTGGTGCTCAACATCGTGATCACCAGCGGGACGGCGATGTGGGCGATCACCGCACCGGTCGTCGTGCCGATGCTGATGCTGCTCGACGTGCCACCGGACACCGCCCAGGCGGTCTTCCGGATCGCCGACTCCGGGTCCACCTCGATCAGCCCGATGAGCCCGTACTTCCTGCTCGCGCTGGGTTTCCTGCAGCGTTACCGGGCCGGCGCCGGGATCGGCACCCTGGTCTCGTTCACGCTGCCGCTGGCGTTGTTCATGACGGCGGCCTGGACCGTGCTGTTTCTCGTCTGGTGGTCACTGGGGATCCCGCTCGGCCCCGGCGCCCCGGTGCGGTGA
- a CDS encoding putative immunity protein: MARIGPGDLALTMDELRVVAGYTLSCAEEVLPLFEDAAPDDPRPRAAVQAARVFVDGAERSRLQRVTALDAHRAAKVATTGPGRHAAHAAGDAAASAYLHPIARATQVGHILRAAAHAARALELAAGDDPAVGDRHIEGARRRAPGALVDVLRRYPPAPAGRSRVAQLMIDLDTGLR, encoded by the coding sequence ATGGCACGGATCGGGCCCGGTGACCTCGCGCTGACCATGGACGAGCTGCGGGTGGTGGCCGGCTACACGCTGTCCTGCGCCGAGGAGGTGCTCCCGCTGTTCGAGGACGCCGCCCCGGACGATCCGCGCCCGCGCGCCGCCGTGCAGGCCGCCCGGGTCTTCGTCGACGGTGCCGAGCGGTCCCGGCTGCAGCGGGTCACCGCGCTGGACGCGCACCGGGCCGCGAAGGTCGCCACGACCGGGCCGGGCAGGCACGCGGCGCACGCCGCGGGTGACGCGGCCGCCTCCGCCTACCTGCACCCGATCGCACGGGCGACCCAGGTCGGGCACATCCTGCGGGCCGCCGCGCACGCCGCCAGGGCGCTGGAACTCGCCGCCGGTGACGATCCCGCGGTGGGTGACCGGCACATCGAAGGTGCCCGGCGCCGGGCACCGGGCGCACTCGTCGACGTGCTGCGGCGCTACCCGCCCGCCCCCGCCGGGCGGAGCCGGGTCGCGCAACTCATGATCGACCTGGACACCGGGCTGCGCTGA
- a CDS encoding lyase family protein: MTATVTLLHAGRSSQDMHATYRAAILRDKLLELAEQLNTTSRTLVELAANHTATIVPSYTNGVAAQPNSYAHQLLGHAAGLDRDAQRIREAYARVDRSAMGTTVLNGTGWPLDRERMAEYLGFGAVVDNAYDASQISSMEHPVEVGSIVTSVALHSGNFVEDVLTQYAQTRPWILLEEGEGNTFVSSAMPQKRNPGLLNDTRSDASQAVTLAQGPVFQTHNITPGMPDPKEVDNNTEVVDAGIKALAGLDEVLKALVVSPERALEEVNSDWTASQEIADILMRDHGLPFREGHHVASEIVTFARSENIGPLQFPYPEAQRIYTESVAGTDNPQELPLTEAEFRAALDPVAIVNNRTTSGGSQPAEVERMITEARERLTAQDEWIGQRREHVATSLAELDEDFAGLRG; this comes from the coding sequence TTGACAGCTACCGTCACGCTGCTGCACGCCGGCCGGTCCAGCCAGGACATGCACGCCACCTACCGTGCGGCGATCCTGCGGGACAAGCTGCTCGAGCTCGCCGAGCAGCTGAACACGACGTCCCGGACGCTGGTGGAGCTCGCCGCGAACCACACGGCGACGATCGTGCCGAGCTACACCAACGGTGTCGCCGCCCAGCCGAACAGCTACGCGCACCAGCTGCTCGGCCACGCCGCGGGCCTCGACCGGGACGCACAGCGGATCCGCGAGGCCTACGCCCGCGTCGACCGTTCCGCGATGGGGACCACGGTCCTCAACGGCACCGGCTGGCCGTTGGACCGGGAGCGGATGGCCGAGTACCTCGGTTTCGGCGCGGTCGTCGACAACGCCTACGACGCCTCGCAGATCTCGTCGATGGAGCACCCCGTCGAGGTCGGATCGATCGTCACCTCGGTGGCGCTGCACAGCGGGAACTTCGTCGAGGACGTTCTCACCCAGTACGCGCAGACCCGGCCGTGGATCCTGCTCGAGGAGGGTGAGGGGAACACGTTCGTCTCCTCGGCGATGCCGCAGAAGCGCAATCCCGGCCTGCTCAACGACACCCGCAGCGACGCCTCGCAGGCCGTCACGCTCGCCCAGGGGCCGGTCTTCCAGACCCACAACATCACCCCCGGCATGCCCGACCCGAAGGAGGTCGACAACAACACCGAGGTGGTCGACGCCGGGATCAAGGCACTCGCCGGTCTCGACGAGGTGCTGAAGGCACTCGTCGTCAGCCCGGAGCGGGCGCTCGAGGAGGTCAACAGCGACTGGACGGCGTCCCAGGAGATCGCCGACATCCTCATGCGTGACCACGGACTCCCGTTCCGCGAGGGGCACCACGTCGCGTCGGAGATCGTCACGTTCGCGCGGTCGGAGAACATCGGCCCGCTGCAGTTCCCCTACCCCGAGGCCCAGCGCATCTACACGGAGTCGGTCGCCGGGACGGACAACCCGCAGGAGCTGCCGCTGACCGAGGCCGAGTTCCGGGCCGCGCTCGATCCGGTCGCGATCGTGAACAACCGGACGACCTCCGGCGGATCGCAGCCCGCCGAGGTGGAGCGGATGATCACCGAGGCGCGGGAGCGGCTGACCGCCCAGGACGAGTGGATCGGGCAGCGCCGCGAGCACGTCGCGACCTCGCTCGCCGAGCTCGACGAGGACTTCGCCGGGCTCCGCGGCTGA
- a CDS encoding IS3 family transposase translates to MNGAFTELRAAEVSIKAACALTGRSRATHYRRADPAGVTLGPLHGPHRARRLPPSTITDDERAAVLALLNSEDYRDLAIPQVWARELDEGRWWCSQSSMYRIARAAGQNRERRAQATHPPRVRPELVAHGPSEVWSWDITALKGPRKGEWYKLYVVLDIFSRYVVGWLAANAEDAVVAKDFLADAVARNHVIPQTIHADRGGSMTSKPVSELMVDLGICRSHSRPQCSNDNPFSEAQFKTLKYVPDFPDRFGSLADARAFCERFFEHYNHEHRHSGIGMHTPASIHFDTATEVRAQRQTVLDRAHAQYPERFSRRPSPPRLPEQAWINQPVLQPTQ, encoded by the coding sequence TTGAACGGCGCGTTCACCGAGTTGCGCGCCGCTGAGGTGTCGATCAAGGCGGCGTGCGCGTTGACCGGTCGGTCGCGGGCCACGCACTACCGCCGCGCCGACCCGGCGGGGGTGACGCTCGGGCCGCTGCACGGCCCGCACCGTGCGCGCCGGCTCCCGCCCTCGACGATCACCGACGACGAGCGTGCCGCCGTGCTCGCGCTGCTGAACTCCGAGGACTACCGGGATCTGGCCATTCCGCAGGTGTGGGCCCGGGAGCTCGACGAGGGCCGGTGGTGGTGCTCGCAGTCGAGCATGTACCGGATCGCCCGCGCAGCGGGTCAGAACCGGGAACGGCGCGCCCAGGCCACGCATCCGCCGCGGGTGCGCCCGGAGCTGGTCGCTCATGGCCCGAGCGAGGTGTGGTCGTGGGACATCACCGCGCTGAAGGGCCCGCGGAAGGGCGAGTGGTACAAGCTGTATGTGGTGCTCGACATCTTCTCCCGCTACGTAGTCGGATGGCTCGCCGCGAACGCTGAGGATGCCGTCGTGGCGAAGGATTTCCTCGCCGACGCAGTCGCCCGCAACCACGTCATCCCGCAGACGATTCATGCCGACCGGGGCGGGTCGATGACCTCGAAACCGGTATCGGAGCTGATGGTCGATCTCGGTATCTGCCGGTCACATTCCCGGCCGCAGTGCTCGAATGACAACCCGTTCTCCGAGGCGCAGTTCAAGACGCTGAAGTACGTGCCGGACTTCCCGGACCGGTTCGGCTCGCTCGCTGATGCCCGCGCGTTCTGCGAGCGGTTCTTCGAGCACTACAACCACGAGCATCGGCACTCCGGCATCGGCATGCACACCCCGGCGTCGATCCACTTCGACACCGCGACCGAGGTCCGGGCTCAGCGTCAGACCGTCCTCGACCGCGCACACGCCCAGTATCCCGAGCGATTCAGTCGCCGGCCCAGCCCGCCGCGCCTGCCCGAGCAGGCGTGGATCAATCAACCCGTCCTACAGCCAACTCAGTAA
- a CDS encoding transposase, with product MLVSSEERRGAGAGSSGSTASSSGPRSAGGPSPRPSRRSFSAEYKLAIVAEYENAPNGEKGAVLRREGLYSSHVIEWTRARDVGALEGVADSRRSAKRPKRSAEAAELERLRARNAKLESDLTKTRTALDIMGKAHALLEQLSESADDQEPPAPRKRR from the coding sequence GTGCTCGTGTCATCGGAGGAGCGTCGCGGTGCGGGGGCCGGCAGCAGCGGGTCGACGGCGTCGTCGTCGGGTCCGCGGTCGGCTGGTGGTCCGTCGCCGCGTCCGTCGCGTAGGTCGTTCAGCGCGGAATACAAGCTGGCGATCGTCGCGGAGTATGAGAACGCGCCGAACGGTGAGAAGGGCGCGGTCCTGCGCCGGGAGGGCCTGTATTCGTCGCACGTGATCGAGTGGACCCGGGCCCGGGACGTCGGCGCGCTGGAGGGCGTAGCCGATTCGAGGCGGTCGGCGAAACGTCCGAAGCGGTCGGCGGAGGCGGCCGAGTTGGAACGGCTCCGGGCCCGGAACGCGAAACTCGAATCCGACCTGACGAAGACGCGGACCGCGTTGGACATCATGGGAAAAGCGCACGCGCTCTTGGAGCAGCTGTCCGAGAGCGCGGACGACCAGGAACCACCGGCGCCGCGGAAGCGGCGTTGA
- a CDS encoding SDR family NAD(P)-dependent oxidoreductase codes for MVRSHVVTGAGRGIGRAIAEKLLAGGDAVVVLERDPGCARWTDTHPAGPGVAAVVGGADDPAAAERAADLAQQLGQLSGWVNNAAVFRDAALHTAAPDELVALITANLAPAVVGTAVAVRRFRAQGTPGSIVNMSSHQARRAVRGALPYATAKAAIEGLTRAAAVDHGADGIRVNAVALGSITTDRYEAMLDDTGADDAARIGREMAEIHPLGRVGRPGEVADTVAYLLSDAAGFVTGVVLPVDGGRAARGQDPESR; via the coding sequence ATGGTCCGCTCGCACGTGGTCACCGGTGCCGGTCGCGGTATCGGCCGCGCCATCGCCGAGAAGCTGCTCGCCGGGGGCGACGCCGTCGTCGTCCTGGAACGTGATCCGGGCTGTGCCCGGTGGACCGACACCCATCCGGCCGGGCCCGGGGTCGCCGCCGTCGTCGGAGGCGCCGACGACCCGGCCGCCGCCGAGCGGGCCGCCGATCTCGCACAGCAGCTCGGCCAGCTCTCCGGCTGGGTGAACAACGCGGCCGTCTTCCGGGATGCGGCCCTGCACACCGCGGCCCCCGACGAGCTGGTCGCGCTGATCACCGCGAACCTGGCCCCGGCCGTCGTGGGCACGGCCGTCGCGGTGCGCCGGTTCCGCGCACAGGGCACACCGGGTTCGATCGTGAACATGTCGAGCCACCAGGCCCGGCGCGCCGTCCGCGGCGCGCTCCCCTACGCCACCGCGAAGGCCGCGATCGAAGGCCTGACCAGGGCCGCCGCCGTCGACCACGGCGCGGACGGGATCCGGGTCAACGCGGTCGCACTGGGCTCGATCACGACCGACCGGTACGAGGCGATGCTCGACGACACGGGCGCCGACGACGCGGCCAGGATCGGGCGGGAGATGGCCGAGATCCATCCGCTGGGCCGGGTCGGGAGGCCCGGCGAGGTGGCCGACACGGTCGCCTACCTGCTCTCCGACGCAGCGGGCTTCGTCACGGGAGTGGTGCTGCCGGTGGACGGCGGGCGGGCCGCGCGTGGTCAGGACCCGGAGTCACGCTGA
- a CDS encoding GNAT family N-acetyltransferase, whose product MPAITVRAFRRSDRDQLTSLVNSHAQAALPGASISVNTVLSRIEHEPAEFIVGPWVRERLTLIAEQRGRIAAAAHLVRYDDSTDVGPELRDSGELRWLLHWPDASHWPDAHLAGRAVADAATAVMRSWSVRAVLADFALPAPGLTGVADQWPHVARLLDALGFESRSSEQVLLADVADLPGDARGDLTIMRTLGECGTRFSAVAGDRELGCLEIDTTIAGPGQVTGPAGWADVGNLHVARDSRMQGVGSTLLAAGAQWLRLARVDRLLAYTEPEEPDLVAFLQRCGFRIMTTCRRAWVQARDVSPNLS is encoded by the coding sequence ATGCCTGCCATCACCGTACGAGCGTTCCGTCGAAGCGACCGCGACCAGCTGACGAGTCTGGTCAACAGCCACGCCCAAGCGGCGCTGCCGGGGGCGTCCATCTCGGTCAACACCGTGCTGAGCCGGATCGAGCACGAGCCGGCCGAGTTCATCGTGGGCCCCTGGGTCCGGGAACGCCTCACCTTGATCGCCGAGCAGCGTGGCCGGATAGCCGCCGCCGCCCACCTGGTCCGCTACGACGATTCCACCGACGTCGGCCCGGAGCTGCGCGACTCCGGCGAACTGCGCTGGCTGCTCCACTGGCCCGACGCGTCGCACTGGCCCGACGCCCACCTGGCCGGCCGCGCTGTGGCCGACGCGGCAACAGCGGTCATGCGCTCCTGGAGCGTCCGCGCCGTGCTCGCCGACTTCGCGCTCCCGGCGCCCGGACTGACCGGCGTGGCCGACCAGTGGCCCCATGTCGCTCGGCTGCTCGACGCGCTCGGGTTCGAGAGCCGCAGCAGCGAACAGGTGCTCCTCGCCGACGTCGCGGACCTTCCCGGCGATGCCCGCGGGGACCTGACGATCATGAGAACTCTCGGCGAGTGCGGTACCCGGTTCAGCGCCGTGGCCGGGGACCGGGAGCTGGGCTGTCTGGAGATCGACACCACGATCGCGGGTCCGGGGCAGGTGACGGGTCCGGCCGGCTGGGCGGACGTGGGGAATCTGCATGTCGCCCGGGACAGCCGCATGCAGGGCGTCGGGTCCACGCTGCTCGCTGCCGGTGCGCAGTGGCTCCGGCTCGCCCGGGTCGACCGGCTCCTGGCCTACACCGAGCCCGAGGAGCCCGATCTCGTCGCGTTCCTGCAGCGGTGCGGATTCCGGATCATGACGACCTGCCGCCGAGCGTGGGTGCAGGCCCGTGACGTGTCGCCGAACCTCTCGTGA
- a CDS encoding GntR family transcriptional regulator gives MERPLTATERAYRFAKAGILDGSLPAGELISEGQIARPLELSRTPVREAFLQLQAEGLLRLFPKRGALVVPVSPDEVEAVIEARQVIESYAATELVRRTDAMLEEVTSQMQECIDEQVRADADGRGMDFVEADRRFHTLLVRSTCGSILVDVYEGLRDRQVRMNLGAIVRVAGRSEQILADHRAFLALLRARDSETAVATLAVHLDGTRRGAVGGPAWGGRAG, from the coding sequence GTGGAACGGCCCCTGACCGCGACCGAGCGCGCCTACCGGTTCGCCAAGGCAGGCATCCTGGACGGATCCCTGCCCGCCGGTGAGCTGATCAGTGAGGGCCAGATCGCCCGGCCGCTGGAGCTGAGCCGCACGCCGGTGCGCGAGGCGTTCCTGCAGTTGCAGGCCGAAGGGTTGCTGCGCCTGTTCCCCAAGCGCGGGGCCCTGGTGGTCCCGGTCTCACCGGACGAGGTCGAGGCGGTGATCGAGGCCCGCCAGGTGATCGAGTCGTACGCGGCGACCGAGCTGGTGCGCCGCACCGACGCGATGCTGGAGGAGGTCACGTCGCAGATGCAGGAGTGCATCGACGAGCAGGTGCGCGCCGACGCCGACGGCCGGGGCATGGATTTCGTCGAGGCCGACCGCCGGTTCCACACGCTGCTCGTCCGGTCGACCTGTGGGTCCATCCTCGTCGACGTGTACGAGGGACTGCGCGATCGTCAGGTGCGGATGAACCTCGGCGCGATCGTCCGGGTCGCCGGCCGGTCCGAGCAGATCCTCGCCGACCACCGTGCGTTCCTCGCCCTGTTGCGGGCACGGGACTCCGAGACCGCGGTCGCCACCCTGGCCGTGCACCTGGACGGGACCCGCCGCGGCGCGGTCGGCGGTCCGGCGTGGGGTGGTCGCGCCGGGTGA
- a CDS encoding LuxR C-terminal-related transcriptional regulator — MLLGQDRVVDRAAMTSELVRMLRGASRDMRCPRSAVVLSGVDGNGPAVAAAHAPGSGADVVDAEAVVASVDRTWRSGPWSEGSVLVAPMWNGEDLLGACAFLGIPAPAAAWDIELVRAELYAARAVAIVSPRYRLPVPAADALPDLVRAEVCRAFAADPRPARVVVSGTERPVRPELARSALDVLRASLENARAHAGPCRIRVGVLYDDRELCLLVEDDGRGFDPAVALDRAGPGSGDGSGLAAVAARTRAVGGVVEIDSVQGWGTRVRVRLPHHPAGRLAPPSPRAAWVPVSPARPLPVAGGNDAALTRREREVRALVEQGMADKQIATRLEISAKTVEKHVGALLRKTGARNRTMLARLSMADLGPATPA; from the coding sequence GTGCTCCTCGGCCAGGACAGGGTCGTCGACCGGGCCGCCATGACCTCGGAGCTCGTGCGCATGTTGCGCGGCGCGTCGCGGGACATGCGCTGTCCGCGATCGGCCGTCGTGCTGTCCGGTGTGGACGGGAACGGGCCGGCGGTCGCCGCAGCCCACGCGCCCGGCTCCGGAGCGGACGTCGTCGACGCCGAGGCCGTCGTGGCATCGGTCGACCGCACGTGGCGCTCGGGGCCGTGGTCCGAGGGCTCCGTGCTGGTCGCCCCGATGTGGAACGGGGAGGACCTGCTCGGAGCCTGCGCGTTCCTCGGGATCCCGGCACCGGCGGCCGCCTGGGACATCGAACTGGTCCGCGCCGAGCTCTACGCCGCGCGCGCCGTCGCGATCGTCTCGCCGCGGTACCGGCTGCCGGTGCCCGCCGCCGACGCGCTGCCCGATCTCGTGCGGGCGGAGGTCTGCCGGGCCTTCGCCGCCGATCCGCGCCCGGCGCGGGTCGTCGTCTCCGGCACCGAACGCCCGGTGCGCCCCGAGCTCGCCCGGAGCGCGCTGGACGTGCTGCGCGCCTCGTTGGAGAACGCCCGGGCGCACGCCGGACCCTGCCGGATCCGGGTCGGCGTGCTCTACGACGACCGCGAGCTCTGCCTGCTCGTCGAGGACGACGGCCGGGGCTTCGATCCGGCCGTCGCGCTCGACCGGGCCGGGCCCGGCAGCGGGGACGGATCCGGGCTCGCCGCCGTGGCCGCACGGACCCGCGCTGTGGGAGGTGTCGTGGAGATCGACAGCGTGCAGGGATGGGGCACCAGGGTCCGCGTCCGGCTCCCGCACCATCCGGCCGGCCGGCTCGCACCGCCGTCGCCGCGCGCCGCGTGGGTACCCGTCTCCCCGGCGCGCCCGCTCCCGGTCGCCGGCGGCAACGACGCGGCGCTGACCCGACGCGAGCGTGAGGTCCGCGCACTGGTCGAGCAGGGGATGGCGGACAAGCAGATCGCGACCCGGCTCGAGATCTCGGCCAAGACCGTCGAGAAGCACGTCGGAGCGCTGCTGCGCAAGACCGGCGCCCGCAACCGCACGATGCTGGCCCGGTTGTCGATGGCCGACCTCGGACCGGCAACCCCTGCCTGA
- a CDS encoding GlcG/HbpS family heme-binding protein → MSSLTLQDAEKALSAGLAKATEIGQPMNVAIVDAGGHLVAFARQDGAIRASIDIAQRKARTSILMNLPTAALMPLVQPGAELYGLEQTADGMVAFGGGIPVHRDGELVGAVGVSAGSVEQDVTVAEAAVAALA, encoded by the coding sequence ATGAGCAGCCTGACCCTGCAGGACGCCGAGAAGGCCCTGTCCGCCGGACTGGCCAAGGCCACCGAGATCGGCCAGCCGATGAACGTAGCGATCGTCGACGCCGGCGGTCACCTGGTCGCATTCGCCCGCCAGGACGGCGCGATCCGCGCCAGCATCGACATCGCGCAGCGCAAGGCGCGCACCTCGATCCTGATGAACCTGCCGACCGCCGCGCTGATGCCGCTGGTCCAGCCCGGCGCCGAGCTCTACGGCCTGGAGCAGACCGCCGACGGGATGGTCGCCTTCGGCGGCGGGATCCCGGTGCACCGCGACGGGGAGCTCGTCGGGGCGGTCGGTGTCAGCGCCGGATCCGTGGAGCAGGACGTCACCGTCGCCGAGGCCGCCGTCGCGGCGCTCGCCTGA
- a CDS encoding MIP/aquaporin family protein — translation MKNSLAGELASEFAGTMILILFGCGVVAQVVTSEGASGDWNSLVWGWGIGVMLGVYVAGRVSGAHLNPAVTFALAVFKGFSWRKVLPYSLAQLAGAFVAALIVRAVYADALARFDPEHTVATQTIFSTLPGEGVSIPTAFLDQVVGTAILVFVIFALTNALNNPPGANMAPVTIGLLVVGIGVAFGTNAGYAINPARDLGPRLASFLTGYDTAFHTADGVLYFWLPIIAPLIGAVVGGGLFVLLVERYLGPAGAAAAAAGEVPTGRVPQPGPTEPSGSEHRAPTPLEETR, via the coding sequence ATGAAGAACAGCCTCGCGGGCGAGCTGGCGAGCGAATTCGCCGGCACCATGATCCTCATCCTGTTCGGCTGCGGCGTCGTGGCCCAGGTCGTCACCTCCGAAGGCGCGTCCGGCGACTGGAACAGCCTGGTCTGGGGCTGGGGCATCGGCGTCATGCTCGGTGTCTACGTCGCGGGCCGGGTCAGCGGCGCCCACCTCAATCCCGCCGTGACGTTCGCACTGGCGGTGTTCAAGGGCTTCTCCTGGCGGAAGGTGCTGCCGTACTCGCTGGCCCAGCTGGCCGGCGCGTTCGTCGCGGCGCTGATCGTGCGGGCCGTCTACGCCGATGCCCTCGCACGCTTCGATCCCGAGCACACCGTGGCCACCCAGACGATCTTCTCCACGCTCCCGGGCGAGGGTGTCTCGATCCCCACCGCGTTCCTGGACCAGGTCGTCGGCACCGCGATCCTGGTCTTCGTGATCTTCGCCTTGACCAACGCCCTGAACAACCCGCCCGGTGCCAACATGGCCCCGGTCACGATCGGGTTGCTGGTCGTCGGTATCGGTGTCGCGTTCGGCACCAACGCGGGTTACGCGATCAACCCGGCCCGCGACCTCGGCCCGCGGCTGGCCTCGTTCCTCACCGGATACGACACCGCATTCCACACCGCCGACGGCGTCCTCTACTTCTGGTTGCCGATCATCGCGCCGCTGATCGGCGCGGTCGTCGGTGGCGGGTTGTTCGTGCTGCTCGTCGAGCGCTACCTCGGCCCCGCGGGGGCCGCCGCCGCGGCCGCCGGCGAGGTGCCCACCGGCCGCGTCCCGCAGCCCGGACCGACCGAGCCGTCCGGCTCGGAGCACCGCGCCCCGACCCCCCTGGAGGAGACCCGATGA